Proteins encoded within one genomic window of bacterium:
- a CDS encoding A/G-specific adenine glycosylase, translating into MTVSKVSASRVAAFRTAVYGHFRLYGRDLPWRRTADPYRILVSEVMLQQTQAGRVAAKYDGFVAAFPDLQTLAEAPLRAVLEAWQGLGYNRRAQRLQLAARMALTEWGGRIPAEPGELARLPGIGRATAAAVAVFAFDIPVVFIETNIRAALLHVFFPTGENVPDSAILPYAERVLDRGRPRYWYNALMDYGAMLKRERGNACVRSAHYSRQTPFSGSGRQVRGRVIAALTRRARLSLPELTEAAETEPERVRAAVEDMIAEGLLRRTGGRIAIA; encoded by the coding sequence GTGACCGTCTCCAAGGTCAGCGCCTCCCGGGTGGCGGCCTTCAGAACCGCGGTCTACGGACATTTCCGTCTCTACGGCCGGGACCTTCCCTGGCGCCGGACCGCCGACCCCTACCGGATTCTGGTCTCGGAGGTGATGCTTCAGCAGACCCAGGCCGGCCGGGTGGCGGCGAAATACGACGGTTTCGTCGCGGCTTTCCCCGATCTCCAGACCCTGGCGGAGGCGCCGCTTCGGGCCGTACTCGAAGCCTGGCAGGGCCTGGGGTATAACCGCCGCGCCCAGCGGCTGCAACTGGCGGCGCGAATGGCGCTAACCGAATGGGGAGGGAGGATCCCGGCGGAGCCCGGCGAACTGGCCCGGCTGCCGGGAATCGGCCGGGCCACCGCCGCCGCCGTCGCCGTCTTCGCCTTCGATATCCCCGTCGTTTTCATCGAAACCAATATCAGGGCCGCTTTATTGCACGTTTTTTTCCCGACCGGGGAGAACGTCCCCGACTCCGCCATCCTCCCTTACGCCGAACGGGTCCTCGACCGGGGCCGGCCCCGGTATTGGTACAACGCGCTCATGGACTACGGGGCCATGCTGAAGCGGGAACGGGGCAACGCCTGCGTCCGCAGCGCGCACTACAGCCGCCAAACGCCTTTCTCCGGAAGCGGGCGTCAGGTGCGGGGACGGGTCATCGCCGCCCTCACCCGCCGGGCCCGGCTTTCCCTACCGGAACTGACCGAAGCCGCGGAGACCGAACCCGAACGCGTCCGCGCCGCCGTGGAAGACATGATCGCGGAAGGGCTCCTGCGCCGGACGGGGGGCCGCATCGCCATCGCCTGA
- a CDS encoding mechanosensitive ion channel — MLSPKPRRDDGRKKTVFGSGLYIAVLFLACALASGPARGAAAGDPAAPPAPAAAATETGAEARSADGFEDARNQAQAAREEVAFRKKEVELERREAEIKRQEADLARRAAETAASAAAGEEAVKAATLKAQEKEQEAVLAQQETAVAEERMSAAQGRARQAETALEAARARAARSESESRQRQRELYRKLLQTLLILAGGYVLIYFLIKLINHRVADIRTRHLARKHIIYSLNLLIIVSIVFLWFHHIGSLTIFLSAVAAGIALALQEVILSVAGWFVILIRRPFEVGDRVEFGGVKGDIIDIQILQTSMLEIGNWVAADQSTGRIVHVPNSAVFKKENYNYSRGFEYIWNELAVLITFESDWRRAEEIMLGHAGKQAEGMEEIVTRKIKKMSRRYMIHYGKLSPIVYVAIKDSGVELTLRYLTDARKRRITQDFFSRAILDDFRREEGIELAYPTYRIVK; from the coding sequence ATGCTTTCCCCGAAACCGCGTCGCGACGACGGAAGGAAGAAAACCGTGTTCGGCTCCGGCCTTTACATCGCCGTTCTGTTCCTGGCCTGCGCTCTCGCTTCCGGCCCCGCCCGGGGGGCCGCGGCGGGCGACCCCGCAGCCCCCCCCGCCCCCGCCGCCGCGGCGACGGAGACCGGAGCGGAAGCGCGGAGCGCGGACGGGTTCGAAGACGCCAGAAACCAGGCCCAAGCCGCCCGAGAAGAAGTAGCTTTCCGGAAAAAGGAAGTCGAACTGGAGCGGCGCGAAGCCGAAATCAAACGCCAGGAAGCCGACCTGGCCCGCCGCGCGGCCGAGACCGCCGCCTCCGCCGCCGCGGGCGAAGAGGCGGTCAAGGCGGCGACGCTCAAGGCCCAGGAGAAGGAACAGGAGGCCGTTCTGGCCCAGCAGGAGACCGCGGTCGCCGAAGAAAGGATGTCCGCGGCCCAGGGCCGCGCCCGGCAGGCGGAAACCGCGCTGGAAGCGGCCCGGGCCAGGGCCGCGCGGTCGGAGTCCGAATCCCGGCAGCGGCAGCGGGAACTTTACCGCAAACTGCTGCAGACGCTGCTTATCCTCGCCGGGGGTTACGTTCTCATCTATTTCCTGATCAAGCTCATCAACCACCGGGTGGCCGACATCCGCACCCGTCACCTGGCGCGCAAACACATCATCTACTCCTTGAACCTGCTCATCATCGTCTCCATCGTCTTTCTCTGGTTCCATCACATCGGTTCCCTGACCATCTTCCTGAGCGCGGTTGCCGCCGGAATCGCCCTGGCCCTTCAGGAAGTCATCCTCAGCGTGGCCGGATGGTTCGTCATCCTCATCCGCCGGCCTTTCGAGGTCGGAGACCGGGTGGAATTCGGCGGAGTCAAGGGCGACATCATCGACATCCAGATCCTGCAGACCTCGATGCTGGAGATCGGCAACTGGGTCGCCGCCGACCAGAGTACCGGGAGAATCGTCCACGTTCCCAACAGCGCGGTCTTCAAAAAAGAAAACTACAACTACAGCCGCGGCTTCGAATACATCTGGAACGAGCTGGCGGTGCTGATCACGTTCGAAAGCGATTGGAGGCGGGCGGAGGAGATCATGCTCGGCCACGCCGGCAAACAAGCCGAGGGCATGGAGGAGATCGTCACCAGAAAAATCAAAAAGATGTCGCGGCGCTACATGATCCACTACGGGAAGTTAAGCCCGATCGTCTACGTCGCCATCAAGGACAGCGGGGTGGAACTGACGCTGCGCTATCTGACCGACGCCCGCAAGCGGCGGATCACCCAGGATTTTTTCTCGCGGGCGATCCTGGACGATTTCCGCCGGGAAGAAGGGATCGAACTCGCGTATCCGACGTATCGGATCGTCAAATAA
- a CDS encoding DoxX family protein, which translates to MWGRIFGRSGAWAPLVLRLAAGSVFIGHGAQKLFGAFDGPGLTGFASFLAGLGLKPALAWAILVAVVEFFGGACLVLGVLTRLWALLLSVVMLVAIFGVHFRQGFFGFEFPLVLLGACVSLLMTGGGRAALKD; encoded by the coding sequence ATGTGGGGAAGAATATTCGGAAGGAGCGGAGCCTGGGCGCCCCTGGTTCTGCGGCTGGCGGCGGGGAGCGTCTTCATCGGGCACGGCGCCCAGAAGCTTTTCGGAGCGTTCGACGGGCCCGGGCTTACGGGGTTCGCCTCTTTCCTGGCCGGCCTGGGCTTGAAACCGGCGCTGGCATGGGCGATCCTGGTGGCGGTGGTGGAGTTTTTCGGGGGGGCCTGCCTGGTCCTGGGCGTCCTTACCCGTCTTTGGGCCCTTCTCCTGTCGGTGGTGATGCTGGTGGCGATTTTCGGCGTCCACTTCCGCCAGGGTTTTTTCGGTTTCGAGTTCCCCCTGGTTCTCCTGGGAGCATGTGTCTCTCTGCTCATGACCGGGGGCGGCCGGGCGGCGCTCAAGGATTAG
- a CDS encoding M28 family peptidase: protein MRKRITTGLFLGSGPRGRGASWLLVALLAAAGGAAQAQEKALFLIERDADAPEPSLPGVVVWAGFESGSRKLQVVALPAGIEIEADAGRCAAPLPSLRPESELFLITSPRGTDTDLLARTGRVLWSDGHLALLAADQASAERLATAGMEIAAVLPPPPVPAPELPGRGKTAGAADSVGEIVAAITASDVSELIGDLSGENQVLIGGEPYTILTRNSYREASLEKAQEYCREYFQDQGLAASFHEYTWNTYHWRNVFAVQTGSLSPERIHVICAHLDDMPAAEIAPGADDNASGAAAVLLAARALSGYRFRDTIRYVLFSGEEQGLRGSYYYVQDCAAAGDVILGAINLDMIAYDSDGVPWAELHCGTGATGAASEELAGDVGEIIDTFGLPLDWVAYTDGSTRASDHARFWDAGYPAVLGIEDTWVGETEEFNPYYHTAADTRANCNLAYATAFARAAAGATALRAVPVPSPSPAPPSPSPSPSPSPAPPSPSPAPSPAPTAAATATPAATPTPTPAPRTPTPAAPSPSPGRTPSGSPPAPTPSPLSPPLPDYFPADGDYAGNGTAAVALYRPASGEWLIRGVTRFVFGSAEDRPSPLDFDGDGTTDAALFRPARGLWSIRSRTRIYFGTGADLAVPGDFDGDGTDDPAVFRPETGLWAVRDKTRMYFGSAGDYPLPGRWGGGEAVAAIVRPDRGLWAARGTTRFHFGKAGDIPLRFDHDGDGVPEAACFRPHSGLWAVRSATRYFFGGGGDRPVAADFRGDGRDLPAIFRGAGGRWWLREQSRFYFGAEGDLPLSR, encoded by the coding sequence ATGAGGAAACGGATAACGACAGGATTGTTTCTCGGAAGCGGGCCTCGGGGGCGGGGCGCGAGCTGGCTGCTGGTGGCGCTGCTGGCGGCGGCGGGGGGGGCGGCACAGGCCCAAGAGAAGGCCCTCTTCCTGATCGAGCGGGACGCGGACGCGCCCGAACCGAGCCTTCCCGGCGTGGTCGTCTGGGCCGGCTTCGAAAGCGGTTCCCGGAAACTGCAGGTGGTTGCCCTCCCCGCCGGCATCGAAATCGAGGCCGACGCCGGGCGTTGCGCCGCCCCTCTGCCGAGCCTCCGCCCCGAGTCGGAACTGTTCCTGATCACCTCCCCGCGGGGCACCGATACCGACCTCCTGGCCCGGACGGGGCGGGTGCTCTGGAGCGACGGGCACCTGGCCCTCCTGGCCGCGGACCAGGCCTCGGCCGAGAGACTGGCGACGGCGGGAATGGAGATCGCGGCCGTGCTTCCCCCTCCTCCCGTCCCGGCGCCGGAGCTTCCCGGCCGCGGGAAAACGGCCGGCGCCGCCGACTCCGTCGGGGAGATCGTCGCCGCCATCACCGCCAGCGACGTCTCCGAACTCATCGGCGACCTCAGCGGAGAAAACCAGGTGCTGATCGGGGGCGAACCCTACACCATCCTGACCCGGAACTCCTACCGGGAGGCTTCTCTCGAAAAAGCCCAGGAGTACTGCCGGGAATATTTCCAGGACCAGGGGCTGGCGGCGTCATTCCACGAATACACCTGGAACACCTACCACTGGCGCAACGTCTTCGCGGTCCAGACCGGCAGCCTCAGCCCCGAGCGAATCCACGTCATCTGCGCCCACCTCGACGACATGCCCGCCGCCGAGATCGCTCCGGGAGCCGACGACAACGCCAGCGGGGCCGCCGCCGTCCTCCTGGCCGCCCGTGCCCTGAGCGGCTACCGCTTCCGGGACACCATCCGCTACGTCCTTTTCAGCGGAGAGGAACAGGGGTTGCGCGGAAGCTACTACTACGTTCAGGACTGCGCCGCCGCCGGCGACGTCATCCTGGGGGCCATCAACCTCGATATGATCGCTTACGACAGCGACGGGGTCCCCTGGGCGGAGCTTCATTGCGGGACCGGAGCGACCGGGGCCGCTTCCGAGGAACTGGCCGGCGACGTGGGCGAGATCATCGACACCTTCGGTCTTCCCCTGGACTGGGTGGCGTACACCGACGGATCGACCCGGGCCAGCGACCATGCCCGGTTCTGGGACGCGGGCTATCCGGCGGTGCTGGGGATCGAGGACACCTGGGTGGGGGAAACCGAGGAGTTCAACCCCTACTACCACACCGCCGCCGACACCCGGGCCAACTGCAACCTGGCCTACGCCACCGCCTTCGCCCGGGCCGCGGCGGGAGCCACCGCCCTCCGGGCGGTCCCGGTGCCTTCCCCTTCCCCGGCTCCGCCTTCGCCTTCGCCTTCCCCTTCCCCTTCCCCGGCTCCGCCTTCGCCGTCCCCGGCCCCTTCCCCGGCCCCCACCGCCGCCGCCACCGCCACCCCGGCAGCGACCCCCACGCCTACGCCGGCTCCCCGGACCCCGACACCGGCCGCCCCCTCGCCTTCCCCGGGGCGCACCCCTTCCGGATCGCCCCCCGCTCCCACCCCCTCTCCCCTCTCCCCTCCCCTCCCGGATTACTTCCCTGCGGATGGAGACTACGCGGGGAACGGAACCGCCGCCGTGGCGCTCTACCGCCCCGCCTCGGGGGAATGGCTGATCCGGGGCGTAACCCGTTTCGTTTTCGGATCCGCCGAGGACCGACCCTCCCCGCTCGACTTCGACGGCGACGGCACCACCGACGCCGCGCTCTTCCGGCCGGCCCGGGGGCTCTGGTCGATCCGGAGCCGGACCCGGATCTACTTCGGAACCGGCGCCGACCTGGCGGTCCCGGGCGATTTCGACGGCGACGGCACCGACGACCCGGCGGTCTTCCGACCGGAGACCGGCCTCTGGGCGGTCCGGGATAAGACCCGGATGTATTTCGGTTCGGCGGGAGACTATCCCCTGCCCGGTCGGTGGGGAGGAGGGGAGGCGGTCGCCGCGATCGTCCGGCCCGACCGGGGGTTGTGGGCGGCCCGGGGGACGACCCGATTTCATTTCGGGAAAGCGGGCGACATCCCGCTGCGGTTCGACCACGACGGCGACGGGGTGCCGGAAGCGGCCTGCTTCCGCCCGCATTCGGGGCTGTGGGCCGTCCGGTCCGCGACCCGGTATTTTTTCGGCGGCGGCGGCGATCGGCCGGTTGCCGCCGACTTCCGGGGAGACGGGCGCGATCTGCCCGCGATCTTCCGCGGCGCCGGGGGCCGGTGGTGGCTGCGGGAGCAGAGCCGGTTCTACTTCGGCGCCGAGGGCGACCTTCCCCTCAGCCGCTAG
- a CDS encoding PAS domain S-box protein has product MTAGLFVSLIYNAALLLAFGALYDVAAEKLTPKTRFREVVAGIVIGLIGAAIMANPVPFRNGIVFDTRSILLGISGLFFGLVPTAGAAAVTALVRIQRGGVGALTGVSVIVATAGAGLLWRYWRRRRAATTWSWSELYAFGVTVHLLMLLCMFLLPRREAWAVLGGIALPVMVVYPLATLLLGELMVHQSRRRQSETEKQQAQRRFRKLIERGNDVVCLADARTRAAYISSSFSRITGHSPHDYLGRPLIELIHPDEQERVRERLGSLLQQPFHTVTHTYRIRRGDGSWIPMELTAYNLLPDPDIGAIVINARDVSERAAGEERLARINQCLSSLDSDHEANLGRITALCGELLGGTCALYNRLEKGLLCSLGQWRTPPGYQSVDKPRGHICADVIARSANEVFFVDNLQSSPYAESDPNVRAYNLQAYIGHAVRCRQQAVGSLCVVFQHPYAPSTNDRKIMGILAAALGTEEDRYRIEKDLLVSRERLETAVEATDHGLWDWSDLAHTGMWWSPKTFELIGYEDGAFPPTLEKVTELLHPEDRSALEAKLREASESDRPVSWECRLKTASNGYRWFLIHGRAFFDGRNRPVRLAGSIRDITQRKTVEAALQESESRYRSFLDSASDLAFIKDDRFRYLLVNRANREFFGIPEAEILGKTDRDLMPPGAAEHCLDSDRRALEGEGVIVDEERVGEQVYEIRKFPLSLGDGIKGVGGLIRDVTENRRTLEELKQTTEELNRYFSTALDLFCIADAEGSFRRLNQRWEEVLGLPLKEIGGRRLLDFVHPEDREKTVEALRRLREGKPLTNFLNRYRHRDGSYRHIEWRAIPEGPLIYAAARDVSDRVRGEEERAGIEARLRQAQKMEAIGNLAGGIAHDFNNMLNVIINYADLALSDPGLSREIRQDLKEIKKAGEHSADLTRQLLAFSRKQIISPRAVDLNAAVAENMDMLRRLIGEDIEITFKPGAGIGTIWIDPSQVVQILTNLAANARDAIAGTGIISIETAAVAWERGREPAGSGRNLEEYVSLVFTDSGTGIDPDKTDRIFEPFFTTKEVGKGTGLGLATVYGIVAQNGGSIEVTTAAGRGASFIISFPRYRGETGGGGCEKTPAAEGTGETILLVEDDPRVLSITEKMLQRCGYEVLSAGTAERACELAGAERKIDLLLTDVVMPTTNGKQLRRRIETLKPGIKTVFMSGYTADVIAERGVLNRSVAFISKPFSVRELRAKIREVLDS; this is encoded by the coding sequence ATGACCGCCGGCCTATTCGTCAGCTTGATCTACAACGCCGCGCTGCTTCTAGCCTTCGGCGCGCTCTACGACGTCGCCGCGGAAAAGCTGACCCCGAAGACGCGCTTCCGCGAAGTCGTGGCCGGAATCGTTATCGGCCTGATCGGGGCGGCGATCATGGCCAATCCGGTGCCGTTTCGAAACGGAATCGTCTTCGACACCCGCTCGATCCTCCTGGGCATATCGGGGTTGTTCTTCGGTCTCGTCCCCACCGCGGGAGCCGCCGCCGTCACCGCTTTGGTCCGAATTCAACGCGGCGGGGTGGGCGCGTTGACCGGGGTAAGCGTCATCGTCGCTACCGCCGGCGCCGGCCTGCTCTGGCGGTACTGGCGGCGGCGGCGGGCGGCGACGACCTGGTCCTGGAGCGAGCTGTACGCCTTCGGGGTGACCGTCCACCTGCTCATGCTCCTATGCATGTTCCTGCTGCCCCGGCGCGAAGCCTGGGCGGTGCTGGGCGGCATCGCCCTGCCGGTCATGGTGGTGTACCCTCTGGCCACCCTCCTGCTGGGGGAACTCATGGTCCACCAGTCCCGGCGACGGCAAAGCGAGACCGAAAAACAGCAGGCGCAGCGCAGGTTCCGCAAGCTGATCGAACGGGGAAACGACGTCGTCTGCCTGGCCGACGCCCGAACCAGGGCCGCCTATATCAGCAGCTCCTTTTCCCGGATCACCGGCCATTCCCCGCACGACTACTTGGGACGCCCCCTGATCGAACTCATCCACCCCGACGAACAGGAACGCGTCCGGGAGCGCTTGGGGTCCCTGTTGCAACAGCCGTTCCACACCGTGACCCACACCTACCGCATCCGGCGCGGAGACGGCTCCTGGATCCCCATGGAACTGACCGCCTACAACCTCCTCCCCGACCCGGACATCGGGGCGATCGTGATCAACGCCCGCGACGTCAGCGAACGGGCGGCGGGGGAGGAACGCCTCGCCCGCATCAACCAGTGCCTCTCCTCCCTGGACTCCGATCACGAAGCCAACCTCGGGCGGATCACCGCCCTCTGCGGGGAACTTCTGGGAGGGACCTGCGCCCTCTACAACCGCCTGGAGAAAGGGCTCCTCTGCTCGCTGGGGCAGTGGCGGACCCCGCCCGGCTACCAGAGCGTGGACAAGCCCCGGGGCCACATCTGCGCCGACGTCATCGCCCGCTCCGCCAACGAGGTTTTCTTCGTCGACAACCTCCAATCCTCCCCGTACGCCGAGAGCGATCCCAACGTTCGGGCCTATAACCTCCAGGCCTATATCGGGCATGCGGTCAGGTGCCGTCAGCAAGCGGTGGGTTCGCTCTGCGTGGTCTTCCAGCATCCGTACGCCCCCTCGACGAACGACCGCAAGATCATGGGCATCCTGGCCGCCGCCCTGGGAACGGAAGAAGACCGGTACCGGATCGAAAAGGACCTCCTCGTCAGCCGGGAGCGCCTGGAAACCGCGGTCGAGGCGACCGACCACGGCCTCTGGGATTGGAGCGATCTCGCCCACACCGGGATGTGGTGGTCGCCGAAGACCTTCGAGCTGATCGGGTACGAAGACGGCGCCTTCCCGCCCACCCTGGAGAAAGTGACCGAACTCCTTCACCCCGAAGACCGGTCGGCGCTCGAAGCAAAACTCAGGGAAGCCTCGGAAAGCGACCGGCCCGTTTCCTGGGAATGCCGCCTGAAGACGGCCTCCAACGGGTACCGCTGGTTCCTGATTCACGGACGCGCCTTTTTCGACGGACGGAACCGCCCGGTCCGGCTGGCCGGATCGATCCGGGACATCACTCAACGTAAAACCGTCGAAGCGGCGCTCCAGGAAAGCGAAAGCCGCTACCGTTCGTTCCTCGACTCGGCTTCGGACCTGGCCTTCATCAAGGACGACCGGTTCCGTTACCTGCTGGTCAACCGGGCCAACCGGGAGTTTTTCGGGATTCCCGAGGCCGAGATCCTGGGAAAGACCGACCGGGATCTGATGCCGCCGGGAGCGGCCGAGCACTGCCTGGACTCCGACCGCAGGGCCCTGGAGGGCGAGGGGGTGATCGTCGACGAAGAGCGGGTGGGCGAGCAGGTCTACGAAATCCGCAAATTTCCCCTGAGCCTGGGAGACGGGATCAAGGGCGTGGGCGGCCTGATCCGGGACGTCACCGAGAACAGAAGGACCCTGGAAGAATTGAAGCAGACCACCGAGGAACTGAACCGGTACTTCTCGACCGCCCTCGACCTTTTCTGCATCGCCGACGCCGAGGGCAGTTTCCGTCGCCTCAACCAGCGGTGGGAAGAAGTCCTGGGGCTGCCCTTGAAAGAAATCGGGGGCCGACGGCTGCTGGATTTCGTCCACCCCGAGGACCGTGAAAAAACCGTCGAAGCCCTCCGGCGGCTCCGGGAGGGGAAACCGCTCACCAATTTCCTCAACCGCTACCGCCACCGCGACGGAAGCTACCGGCACATCGAATGGCGGGCAATCCCGGAAGGCCCCTTGATCTACGCCGCCGCCCGCGACGTCAGCGACCGGGTCAGGGGCGAAGAAGAGCGCGCCGGTATCGAGGCCAGGTTGCGCCAGGCCCAGAAGATGGAGGCCATCGGGAACCTGGCCGGGGGGATCGCCCACGATTTCAACAACATGCTCAACGTCATCATCAACTACGCCGACCTGGCCCTCTCCGACCCCGGGCTTTCCCGCGAGATCAGGCAGGACCTGAAGGAGATCAAAAAAGCGGGGGAACACTCGGCCGACCTGACCCGGCAACTCCTGGCCTTTTCCCGGAAACAGATCATCAGCCCGCGGGCCGTCGACCTCAACGCGGCCGTCGCCGAGAACATGGACATGCTCCGCCGGCTCATCGGCGAAGATATCGAAATCACCTTCAAGCCCGGTGCCGGGATCGGGACGATCTGGATCGATCCGTCCCAGGTGGTTCAGATCCTCACCAACCTCGCGGCCAACGCCCGCGACGCCATCGCCGGCACCGGCATCATCTCCATCGAGACCGCCGCCGTCGCGTGGGAGCGGGGCCGGGAACCGGCCGGGAGCGGGAGAAACCTCGAGGAATACGTATCCCTGGTTTTCACCGATTCCGGAACCGGAATCGACCCCGACAAAACCGACCGCATCTTCGAACCATTTTTCACCACCAAGGAGGTGGGGAAGGGAACCGGCCTGGGCCTGGCCACGGTTTACGGAATCGTCGCCCAGAACGGCGGCAGCATCGAGGTCACGACCGCCGCGGGGAGAGGGGCGTCATTCATCATCTCCTTCCCCCGGTACCGCGGTGAAACCGGCGGCGGCGGCTGCGAAAAAACCCCGGCTGCGGAGGGAACGGGGGAGACGATACTCCTCGTCGAGGACGACCCCCGGGTCCTGAGCATCACCGAAAAGATGCTGCAACGCTGCGGGTACGAAGTCCTCAGCGCCGGGACGGCCGAGCGCGCCTGCGAGCTGGCCGGAGCGGAGCGGAAGATCGATCTTCTGCTCACCGACGTGGTCATGCCGACCACGAACGGCAAGCAGCTGCGGCGCCGCATCGAAACCCTGAAACCGGGGATTAAAACCGTCTTCATGTCGGGGTACACCGCCGACGTCATCGCCGAGCGGGGGGTCCTGAACCGGAGCGTGGCGTTCATCAGCAAGCCCTTCTCGGTCCGGGAACTGCGGGCGAAAATCCGCGAAGTTCTCGACTCATGA
- a CDS encoding class I SAM-dependent methyltransferase — translation MKADDRRQIERGMRAGDEDIYDENEIWMRWSGDKVDIGERLARVVRALARGLSPGKKLRALSIGSGSEPQFRILEAFFRGGLYLLDIDRAALDVVKQRIVRQRIAPVTLIRGDYTGLLLEPTRARDFFRARLGSARLDLITLHHSLYYCPESAWGPLFGNLYRVLLGRRGAVHAVLMSSSCGDQDTTTWLYNRFAGKFFGARNDQNLIRFGENTLRTSPAFARAAVRCRSDRVRFWVDDFGEFMAVVWMILLYPEVHRYTPEQREEITEFIYRRFWKRRRPLVQVQDHLAVYRGFAGRDLL, via the coding sequence GTGAAAGCGGACGACCGGCGACAGATCGAGCGGGGGATGCGGGCGGGGGACGAGGACATCTACGATGAGAATGAAATCTGGATGCGCTGGAGCGGAGATAAGGTGGACATCGGGGAGCGGCTGGCGCGGGTCGTCAGGGCCTTGGCCCGAGGGCTCTCCCCGGGGAAAAAACTGAGGGCTCTCTCCATCGGCTCCGGTTCCGAACCGCAGTTCCGGATACTGGAGGCTTTTTTCCGCGGCGGCCTCTACCTCCTCGATATCGATCGGGCCGCGCTCGACGTGGTGAAACAAAGGATCGTTCGGCAGCGGATCGCCCCGGTCACCCTGATCCGGGGAGATTACACCGGCCTCCTACTGGAACCCACCCGCGCCCGGGATTTCTTCCGGGCCCGCCTGGGTTCGGCCCGTTTGGATTTGATCACCCTGCACCACTCGCTGTATTACTGTCCGGAGTCGGCCTGGGGACCGTTGTTCGGAAACCTCTACCGGGTACTGCTGGGGCGCCGCGGCGCCGTTCATGCCGTGCTCATGTCTTCCTCATGCGGCGACCAGGACACCACTACCTGGCTCTACAACCGCTTCGCCGGAAAATTTTTCGGCGCCCGCAACGATCAGAACCTGATCCGATTCGGGGAAAACACGCTGCGGACCTCTCCCGCCTTCGCCCGCGCCGCCGTTCGCTGCCGCTCCGACCGGGTTCGGTTCTGGGTCGATGACTTCGGCGAATTCATGGCGGTGGTCTGGATGATTCTTCTCTACCCCGAGGTGCACCGCTACACCCCGGAACAGAGGGAGGAGATAACCGAATTCATCTACCGCCGTTTCTGGAAACGCCGCCGGCCCCTCGTCCAGGTTCAGGATCACCTGGCCGTCTATCGGGGTTTTGCCGGCAGGGACCTGCTCTGA
- a CDS encoding outer membrane protein OmpK translates to MKRWVLLGVFLLSPLGSGPAAGAEYQVGERHKNDNIWLQLNFYSMIDAANAFGPTYKLSYLELEGGGRSSFLDLYYFFDINEIFGWGDLHAEAGNFFTKVKPRFSLDCIFARDLSAGPVREWYLATQYKGFNGGEYYYAGVGVDLDVPGMDVLGLCFWPQFLRTGEGVNFEYTGLQFSLNWYTLLFELPWESTLTYQGWLDYGFLNHWGENRPGGTYDEFQMFNGFFLNKDRFSLSCSLKFYYHFTYYDTNNANQNTLFFGLHYRL, encoded by the coding sequence ATGAAGAGATGGGTTCTGCTCGGTGTTTTTTTGTTGAGCCCCTTGGGGTCCGGTCCGGCCGCCGGGGCGGAATACCAGGTCGGGGAACGGCACAAGAACGACAATATCTGGCTGCAGCTCAACTTTTACAGCATGATCGACGCGGCCAACGCCTTCGGGCCCACCTATAAACTCTCGTACCTCGAACTGGAGGGGGGAGGGCGTTCGAGCTTTCTCGATCTTTACTATTTTTTCGACATCAACGAGATTTTCGGGTGGGGCGACCTCCACGCGGAAGCCGGCAATTTCTTCACCAAGGTCAAGCCCCGTTTCAGCCTCGACTGTATCTTCGCCCGCGATCTCTCCGCCGGCCCGGTCCGGGAATGGTACCTGGCTACGCAATACAAGGGTTTCAACGGGGGCGAATACTACTATGCCGGGGTGGGGGTCGATCTGGACGTCCCGGGAATGGACGTGCTCGGGCTTTGTTTCTGGCCCCAGTTCCTGCGCACCGGCGAGGGGGTGAACTTCGAATACACCGGCCTTCAGTTCAGCCTCAACTGGTACACGCTGCTCTTCGAACTGCCCTGGGAAAGCACGCTCACCTACCAGGGCTGGCTCGATTACGGGTTCCTCAACCACTGGGGCGAAAACCGGCCCGGAGGGACCTACGACGAATTCCAGATGTTCAACGGTTTTTTCCTGAACAAGGACCGGTTCTCGCTCTCCTGCAGCCTTAAGTTTTATTATCATTTCACCTACTACGACACCAACAACGCCAACCAGAACACGCTGTTTTTCGGGCTTCACTACCGTCTTTGA